Proteins from one Erysipelothrix larvae genomic window:
- a CDS encoding BglG family transcription antiterminator, translated as MNEKQTNLLNYLLHKSYPISARKIANLLNVSIRTVKNYVKEINAISGDTIIFSSNQGYWVNNYLPSETLEQLMPTTKIPQTFKERANYIIKKIAIDNLKVDVFDLTEELFVSYSTIKSDISRMNQVFDSFNLQFEISQDKIEIIGNEKEIRRLASYVIFEEIPNYFMTQEILEQNFEYEYVTKITNLIEEVLEYEDIKMNDFAFMNLLLHILVLIVSVKNGRSLISNEDIILLFKDSKANIVEEFVEKLEKEFEVILNDVEKQELYYLFQANVNFIPNVNIKKIENVIHRDIIESLNIIVGEVYQSYGIHLKSEQFFLNFAIHLSNLYHRAKNDAYLKNPMIEVLKTDFPIVYDISVYVSYRLGELLGITINDHESAYIALHIGSELEGQKKNSSKIKTAILCPNYMNHAEQLYRQLQKNFSDELNIVLVTSNPIELESADIDLLITTLKTSINLNCATIEVLPILSDEQKLHLSSKIQDMLLQRKKSILFEKFDTYFSEKYFYNNLDIEDRDELLEFMCNNLEADNIVKTQYLDKVLEREKASSTAFELFAIPHSVYMDANKTNISVAISKKGFVWGEKRVNIVLLASINYVDRYTFSSVYEAIISLFDYPELYSELWNIQSFDEFKHFIKSKM; from the coding sequence ATGAATGAAAAGCAAACAAATCTATTAAACTACCTCTTACATAAAAGTTATCCTATATCTGCACGTAAAATTGCAAATCTTTTGAATGTGTCGATAAGAACCGTAAAAAATTATGTAAAAGAAATCAATGCTATTTCCGGTGATACAATTATTTTTTCTTCGAATCAAGGTTATTGGGTGAATAACTATTTACCAAGTGAAACTCTGGAACAATTGATGCCTACCACCAAGATACCACAGACTTTTAAAGAGAGAGCAAATTACATTATTAAGAAAATTGCAATCGATAATCTAAAGGTTGATGTTTTTGATCTGACAGAAGAATTATTCGTGAGTTATTCAACTATCAAGTCTGATATATCAAGAATGAATCAAGTATTCGATTCCTTTAACCTACAGTTTGAAATTAGTCAAGATAAAATTGAAATAATAGGGAACGAAAAGGAAATCAGAAGACTAGCATCATACGTAATTTTTGAAGAAATCCCTAACTATTTCATGACACAAGAAATTTTAGAACAAAATTTTGAATATGAATATGTCACTAAAATTACGAATCTCATTGAGGAAGTTCTTGAGTATGAAGATATTAAGATGAATGATTTTGCTTTCATGAATCTCTTGTTACATATACTTGTACTCATCGTTTCTGTGAAAAATGGGCGTTCTCTTATTTCAAATGAAGATATAATTCTTCTTTTCAAAGACTCCAAAGCTAACATTGTAGAGGAGTTTGTCGAGAAGCTTGAAAAAGAATTCGAAGTAATCCTAAATGATGTTGAGAAACAAGAACTTTATTACCTATTCCAAGCAAACGTCAACTTCATTCCGAATGTGAATATTAAAAAAATCGAAAATGTGATACATAGAGACATCATTGAGAGTCTGAATATTATTGTTGGAGAAGTATATCAAAGCTACGGAATTCATTTAAAAAGCGAACAATTCTTTTTGAATTTCGCGATTCATCTCAGTAATTTATATCATCGTGCAAAAAACGATGCTTACTTGAAAAATCCGATGATTGAGGTGCTAAAGACTGATTTTCCTATTGTTTACGACATCTCAGTATATGTATCCTACCGACTAGGAGAGTTATTAGGAATTACGATTAATGATCATGAGAGTGCATATATTGCTTTGCACATTGGGTCAGAGTTAGAGGGGCAAAAGAAAAACAGTTCCAAAATTAAGACGGCAATTTTATGTCCGAACTATATGAATCATGCCGAGCAACTATACCGGCAACTGCAAAAAAATTTCAGTGATGAACTGAATATAGTTCTTGTTACATCAAATCCTATCGAACTTGAATCCGCGGATATAGATTTACTTATCACGACATTGAAAACGAGCATCAACTTGAATTGTGCAACGATCGAAGTCTTACCTATTCTTTCAGATGAACAAAAACTTCACCTAAGTTCAAAAATTCAAGATATGCTTTTGCAGCGAAAAAAATCAATTCTTTTTGAGAAATTTGACACATATTTTAGTGAAAAGTATTTTTACAATAATCTTGATATTGAAGATAGAGATGAACTGCTAGAATTTATGTGCAATAATCTTGAAGCGGATAATATTGTTAAAACTCAGTACCTAGATAAAGTTCTTGAAAGAGAAAAAGCATCTTCGACAGCATTCGAGCTCTTTGCAATACCACATTCTGTGTATATGGATGCAAATAAAACGAATATTAGCGTCGCAATATCAAAAAAAGGATTTGTATGGGGTGAAAAAAGAGTTAACATTGTACTTCTAGCTTCGATTAACTATGTTGATCGTTATACTTTCTCCAGTGTATATGAGGCGATAATCTCACTTTTTGATTATCCTGAGCTTTACTCTGAACTATGGAACATTCAATCATTTGATGAATTTAAACACTTTATAAAATCAAAGATGTAA
- a CDS encoding PTS lactose/cellobiose transporter subunit IIA, giving the protein MKIILHAGDARLKSQTAIDKAKIKKFAESYELLDAAQEDIVLAHKAQTDIIQSEMAGVYHGNSLLFTHAQDTLMTIMSEIKLTLAIIELFEISVK; this is encoded by the coding sequence ATGAAAATCATATTACATGCAGGAGATGCCAGGTTGAAGTCTCAAACTGCAATTGACAAAGCGAAAATAAAAAAGTTTGCTGAATCGTACGAGTTGCTCGATGCTGCTCAGGAAGATATTGTCCTTGCTCATAAAGCACAAACGGATATTATTCAAAGTGAAATGGCTGGAGTTTATCATGGAAACAGTCTATTATTTACACACGCACAGGATACGCTTATGACTATCATGAGCGAAATTAAACTAACTTTAGCAATTATTGAATTGTTTGAGATATCCGTAAAATAA
- a CDS encoding PTS sugar transporter subunit IIB, translating into MEKVRILLCCGAGMSSGFLAQKARKSAKKRGIIASIEARSESEVSSYLSSIDILMIGPHYSNQLEKFQKMAEPYDLPVVVISQTIYASLDGDSLLNYALDIIDKK; encoded by the coding sequence ATGGAAAAAGTAAGAATTTTATTGTGTTGCGGAGCGGGGATGTCAAGCGGGTTTTTAGCTCAAAAAGCAAGAAAATCTGCTAAAAAAAGAGGAATCATTGCAAGTATCGAAGCAAGATCTGAAAGTGAGGTTTCGAGTTATTTATCATCTATTGATATATTGATGATTGGCCCTCATTATTCTAATCAACTGGAAAAGTTTCAAAAAATGGCTGAACCCTATGATTTACCAGTTGTTGTGATATCACAAACGATTTATGCAAGTCTAGATGGAGATAGTCTTCTTAATTATGCACTCGATATCATAGACAAGAAATAA
- a CDS encoding glycoside hydrolase family 1 protein — protein MKKIPNGFPNEFLWGGAIAACQAEGAYDVDGRGMSTSDIHLYDTNMDRSNISKEGGGTLLQIETAINDKVGYYPKRYGIDFYHTYKDDIKYFKEMGFKAFRTSISWSRIFPNGDETIPNENGLKFYDDLIDEIIANDMEPIMTMYHYDIPLHLVTQYGGFGNRKVIDFFVNYAKVLLQRYKGKVKYWIICNQVNLVPTVQFGSLGIYDDQEEHMESLMYRAVHNQFVACAKIVELSSEIDPDAILGTMVADGTYYPATCKPEDVVLTMKKNRMQYYFTDVQLRGTYPMYALRYFAEHNIDLQIHEGDLELIQKNTMSFLGISYYSSKVVDSTVNTIKAFDGSQNQYLKPTPWEWRADPLGLYNSLSQYWDRYNVPLIVAENGLGAIDVVEEGGFIHDEYRIAYLRDHIAQIKECIKDGVEIISYLSWGPIDIVSSSSAEMSKRYGYVYVDKDDLGNGTGQRIRKDSFHWYKNVIKTNGSVL, from the coding sequence ATGAAAAAAATACCTAATGGTTTTCCAAATGAATTTTTATGGGGAGGAGCAATAGCTGCATGTCAAGCAGAAGGAGCATATGATGTTGACGGGCGAGGAATGTCAACCTCTGATATACACCTTTATGACACAAACATGGATCGTTCCAATATTAGTAAAGAGGGTGGTGGAACATTACTTCAGATTGAAACAGCCATAAACGATAAAGTTGGATATTATCCAAAACGATATGGCATTGATTTCTATCACACCTACAAAGATGATATAAAGTATTTTAAAGAGATGGGTTTTAAAGCATTTCGAACTAGTATTTCTTGGTCTCGTATATTCCCAAATGGTGATGAGACAATACCTAATGAAAATGGTTTGAAATTCTATGATGATTTAATTGACGAAATAATTGCAAATGATATGGAACCAATAATGACAATGTATCATTACGATATTCCATTACATCTTGTGACACAATATGGTGGATTTGGAAATCGTAAAGTGATAGATTTCTTTGTGAATTACGCAAAGGTTCTATTGCAACGTTATAAAGGAAAGGTGAAGTATTGGATAATTTGCAATCAAGTGAACCTTGTTCCAACCGTACAATTTGGCTCTCTTGGTATCTATGATGACCAAGAAGAACACATGGAATCATTGATGTACCGAGCAGTTCATAATCAGTTTGTTGCATGCGCTAAAATTGTGGAGCTATCTAGTGAAATTGATCCTGATGCAATATTAGGAACTATGGTAGCTGATGGTACTTACTATCCCGCGACATGCAAACCTGAAGACGTAGTTTTGACAATGAAGAAGAACAGAATGCAATACTACTTCACAGATGTTCAACTTCGTGGAACCTACCCAATGTATGCACTCAGATACTTTGCTGAACATAATATAGATCTACAGATTCATGAAGGAGACCTCGAGTTAATTCAAAAGAATACCATGAGCTTTCTAGGAATCTCATACTATTCATCCAAAGTTGTTGATTCAACTGTCAATACAATTAAAGCATTTGATGGTTCCCAAAATCAATATCTTAAGCCCACACCATGGGAATGGAGAGCAGATCCTCTAGGGCTCTATAATTCACTATCTCAATATTGGGATCGATATAACGTACCACTAATAGTTGCTGAAAATGGTTTAGGTGCAATTGATGTAGTTGAAGAAGGTGGATTTATTCATGATGAATATAGAATCGCTTATCTAAGAGACCATATAGCTCAAATTAAAGAATGTATCAAGGATGGTGTAGAGATTATTTCATATTTGAGTTGGGGACCAATTGATATCGTAAGTTCATCAAGTGCTGAAATGAGTAAACGATATGGTTATGTTTACGTTGACAAAGATGATCTTGGAAACGGAACGGGTCAAAGAATTAGAAAAGATTCGTTTCACTGGTATAAAAACGTGATTAAAACAAATGGATCAGTTTTATAA
- a CDS encoding PTS sugar transporter subunit IIC — MKKFMDWLTNKFAPAANELFNRPWLAGLSAAMQKVIPFILTGSVIFFYNVFKEYISFLPDLGPILTYSFGLLTLYITFMITNQLMEKLGHPAYTINAGLVAIGTLFMVVMPVGENAGSVDALMGSLGPSGIAVGMIVAIFVAIIFNLWGKLEFLKDSNIPDFLINWINVIIPNLITLGTAMILVVILEINVMEAILSLFMPIANIAQTLPGFILICFIPAFFYSLGVSSWMFGAITTPIYMAGIQANINAVAQGLPATNIVTSESVFTLAFITMGGMGATLGLNLLMLFSKSKELKSMGKVFIAPSIFNINEPIIFGAPVVFNPLLMLPMWINAIVGPVYVWIIMRAGLLNIPTKSNQMGQVPAPISSWMITEDIRAFLWWAILFVIYLAIWYPFFKSYEKIKLADEGK; from the coding sequence ATGAAAAAATTTATGGATTGGCTGACAAATAAATTTGCTCCAGCTGCAAACGAATTATTCAATAGACCTTGGTTAGCAGGACTTTCTGCTGCTATGCAAAAGGTTATTCCATTTATCTTAACTGGGTCGGTAATCTTTTTCTATAATGTATTCAAAGAGTATATTTCTTTCTTACCAGATTTAGGACCGATCTTGACATACAGCTTTGGTTTATTGACGCTATATATTACCTTTATGATTACAAATCAGCTTATGGAGAAGTTAGGGCACCCTGCATACACAATAAATGCGGGTCTTGTGGCTATAGGGACGTTGTTTATGGTTGTAATGCCAGTAGGCGAGAATGCTGGAAGTGTTGATGCGCTAATGGGAAGTCTTGGTCCATCAGGAATTGCAGTTGGTATGATTGTTGCAATTTTCGTAGCGATAATATTCAACCTTTGGGGGAAATTAGAATTTCTTAAAGATAGTAATATTCCAGACTTCTTAATTAACTGGATTAATGTTATTATCCCAAATTTAATCACTTTAGGTACTGCAATGATATTAGTTGTTATACTTGAGATAAATGTCATGGAAGCTATTTTGTCATTATTTATGCCTATTGCAAATATTGCTCAAACATTGCCAGGGTTTATTCTTATTTGCTTTATTCCTGCATTCTTCTATTCGTTGGGTGTATCAAGTTGGATGTTTGGAGCAATTACAACACCAATTTATATGGCGGGAATTCAAGCAAACATTAATGCAGTAGCACAAGGCCTGCCTGCAACAAATATCGTTACCAGTGAATCAGTATTTACACTCGCATTTATTACAATGGGTGGTATGGGTGCAACATTGGGACTTAATCTCTTAATGTTGTTCTCAAAATCAAAAGAATTAAAGTCAATGGGGAAAGTATTTATTGCACCATCAATCTTTAATATTAATGAACCCATTATATTTGGTGCACCTGTAGTATTTAATCCGTTATTGATGCTACCTATGTGGATTAATGCCATAGTAGGACCAGTTTATGTGTGGATTATAATGAGAGCTGGCTTATTAAATATTCCGACTAAGTCAAATCAAATGGGTCAGGTTCCTGCTCCTATAAGCAGTTGGATGATTACTGAAGACATCAGGGCTTTCCTATGGTGGGCTATCCTGTTTGTGATTTACCTAGCAATTTGGTATCCATTCTTTAAGTCATACGAAAAAATAAAACTTGCGGATGAAGGGAAGTAA
- a CDS encoding SIS domain-containing protein → MMSFQFFDKIKENIERVSNEETQKIVTLSEMLYEAVVNKQSIYIFGAGHAGIISCEMYYRAGGFMLFNPIFPRELSIDNEPITITSQIERLEGYGRVIAMKANFKTNDLLIVHSVSGRNSAGIDVALVAKENGAHVVAITNLEYSKSVSSRHSSGKRLYEVSDLIIDNHGVIGDAICELEGSQQKVASSSTIIATVILNEAITQLAQRLVDEGLKDLPFFTSANLDGGDQKNENLYKIYRDQIHYRYK, encoded by the coding sequence ATGATGTCCTTCCAGTTCTTTGATAAAATCAAAGAGAATATTGAACGTGTATCCAACGAAGAAACACAAAAAATTGTAACACTTTCTGAAATGCTCTACGAAGCGGTCGTGAATAAACAAAGTATCTATATATTTGGTGCAGGTCATGCAGGAATTATTAGTTGTGAAATGTATTATCGTGCTGGAGGGTTTATGCTCTTTAATCCAATATTTCCACGGGAATTGTCCATTGATAATGAGCCTATAACTATTACAAGTCAAATTGAGCGACTTGAGGGATATGGTAGAGTCATTGCAATGAAAGCAAATTTTAAAACCAACGATCTTCTTATTGTTCATTCAGTGTCTGGTCGAAACAGCGCTGGTATCGATGTAGCTTTAGTAGCAAAAGAAAATGGAGCACACGTTGTAGCAATCACAAACTTAGAATATTCAAAATCTGTCTCGTCAAGACACTCAAGCGGCAAACGCTTATATGAAGTGTCTGATCTAATTATCGACAATCATGGAGTCATTGGGGATGCGATTTGTGAACTTGAAGGAAGTCAGCAAAAAGTGGCATCGAGTTCAACAATCATTGCTACAGTGATTCTTAATGAAGCAATCACTCAACTTGCTCAAAGACTTGTGGATGAAGGATTGAAAGACTTGCCATTCTTCACAAGTGCTAATCTTGATGGTGGTGATCAAAAAAACGAGAACTTATATAAGATATATCGAGATCAAATTCACTATCGTTACAAATAA
- a CDS encoding PTS ascorbate transporter subunit IIC — MEAVFNFVTQNIIRNPSILLGLVAATGLMILKKPIGDVIKGALLAAFGMVILDFGVGVLVGAIAPINTAFSNIVGGVVTDGLNDVTFTAQYGADVGMAMFLGLMIHLLIARFTPIKTIFLTGHMIWWFPFIFVAAGVEGGLSGVALIIFGAICSALYWSIMPWVLRKYVWKTTGDESFTIGHPTGMLSLISGFVASKFGNTEKSTEDLNLPSGLSFLREISITGGIVIFIMFIVVGLIIPELTPEGSNLFMYAVENGLSFGAGLLIMLQGVRMLINQIVPAFQGISEKLVPDALPAFDCPIIFNYKPNAVILGFVVAMITSTAALVIANSMNLFGVMLIPLVITSFFEVGTAAVIGEGTGGLRGSIIGTVVASIVMVAFMGISVMVYQNTISNWLLIFGGNDFSFFGSIVRWIASLFGGIL, encoded by the coding sequence ATGGAAGCTGTATTCAACTTTGTAACTCAGAATATCATTCGTAACCCGTCAATTTTATTGGGGTTGGTCGCGGCAACGGGATTGATGATTCTTAAGAAACCAATTGGAGATGTGATTAAGGGAGCGCTACTTGCGGCATTTGGCATGGTTATCTTAGACTTTGGCGTGGGTGTGCTTGTAGGGGCTATCGCACCAATTAATACTGCATTTTCAAATATCGTAGGAGGTGTTGTAACTGATGGACTTAATGATGTCACCTTTACGGCACAATATGGGGCTGATGTGGGGATGGCCATGTTTTTAGGACTAATGATTCATTTGCTTATTGCACGCTTTACCCCAATCAAAACAATCTTTCTTACAGGACATATGATTTGGTGGTTCCCATTCATTTTCGTTGCAGCAGGTGTTGAAGGTGGATTATCTGGCGTTGCATTAATCATTTTTGGAGCAATCTGTTCTGCATTGTATTGGTCAATTATGCCATGGGTACTGAGAAAGTATGTATGGAAGACAACAGGTGACGAGTCATTTACAATTGGGCATCCAACAGGTATGCTATCACTCATTTCAGGATTTGTAGCATCGAAGTTTGGAAACACAGAAAAATCAACAGAAGATCTCAACCTACCTTCAGGACTTTCATTCTTAAGAGAAATATCCATTACGGGTGGCATTGTAATCTTCATAATGTTTATCGTAGTGGGACTTATCATTCCTGAGTTAACTCCAGAAGGATCAAATCTCTTTATGTATGCCGTGGAAAACGGACTTAGTTTTGGTGCAGGTCTTCTCATCATGCTACAAGGAGTACGTATGTTGATAAACCAAATCGTTCCTGCATTTCAGGGGATCTCAGAGAAGCTTGTTCCAGATGCATTACCTGCATTTGACTGTCCAATTATCTTCAACTACAAGCCTAATGCAGTAATTCTTGGGTTTGTTGTTGCAATGATTACATCTACAGCGGCACTTGTTATCGCAAACTCGATGAATCTCTTTGGTGTAATGTTGATTCCATTAGTAATTACTTCATTCTTTGAAGTAGGGACTGCTGCAGTCATCGGAGAAGGTACAGGAGGACTTCGCGGATCCATTATTGGAACCGTTGTAGCTTCAATTGTAATGGTTGCGTTCATGGGAATCTCTGTAATGGTGTATCAAAACACGATTTCTAACTGGCTCTTAATATTTGGAGGGAATGACTTCTCATTCTTTGGTTCAATTGTACGTTGGATTGCTAGCCTGTTTGGTGGCATTCTATGA
- a CDS encoding PTS sugar transporter subunit IIB, with the protein MKILAVCGFGVGSSMILRMSIEKACKDLGIVAEVENTDVSSAQGAQVDLVFTSNELATQLRSSVKCPVVAIHRYMDKEEVKGKLQEYI; encoded by the coding sequence ATGAAAATTCTAGCTGTATGTGGATTTGGAGTTGGATCATCAATGATCCTACGTATGAGTATTGAGAAAGCTTGTAAAGATTTGGGAATTGTTGCGGAAGTAGAAAATACGGATGTTAGCAGTGCCCAGGGTGCGCAAGTAGACTTAGTGTTTACAAGCAACGAGCTTGCAACACAACTACGATCAAGTGTTAAATGTCCTGTAGTTGCGATTCATCGTTATATGGACAAAGAAGAGGTAAAGGGAAAATTACAAGAATATATTTAA
- a CDS encoding BglG family transcription antiterminator produces MRTRQIEMLHIMVNNKVVDISTIMGIYDISKRTLFYDLEEINYELSGLGKLRINQDVLILEGDVEAINTTLAQRVFEPYYDRIERQDRILYSILEEEHKTLDDYLTAFSVSKTTVFADIEAIRSRLYQDGLSLDYNKHYLVTGPEYKIRDVYLSMLNVMDFQYQDILDSVIQFNERNQLVLSDYSMFYLSKFIKFIDKRRKHQSVSIYQMLNLNQSFIETVDIDVREILNIENDQEADYLKAYILSLYSCGHQDVSNIVHLYVSELLKEIKIRMALNVTWNDSFKASLENHLIASFYRIKFGFPALNQSLNDIRVKYFYMFMIVKNTIRSIDHISIFHKMRDEEIGFVVAYIGGYLYDKREEPTMQHRVILVCPQGRAVAHHLRNQIEKGFSSIDVIDVLSINQLGNIVEHYDAIITTLDLPQFQNVIKVNPILSESDCDRLFTEFGSEKKETKHLEIQVMKIIEKYTTVHNRPQLIQALSDVLETKNEGRSGQPMLNEVINRDRIQIIDSISDWKVAIQFASKPLLNEGVFTQDYVDAMISAVEQYGPYIVLADEFALPHASNQGNVKEVAISLLKVNEPVDLKGNPVKIFMVLATVDNHTHLKALAGLTEIISVDEKLQQIKDGDIETILRVLKEGGDL; encoded by the coding sequence ATGAGAACACGGCAAATAGAAATGCTTCACATTATGGTAAATAACAAAGTAGTTGATATTTCCACAATCATGGGTATTTATGATATATCAAAACGTACATTATTTTACGATCTTGAAGAAATCAATTATGAGTTATCTGGCTTAGGCAAGTTAAGAATAAACCAAGATGTATTAATACTAGAAGGTGATGTTGAAGCGATTAATACGACACTTGCTCAGCGTGTGTTTGAACCTTATTATGATCGCATTGAAAGGCAAGATCGGATTTTATATTCAATACTTGAAGAAGAACATAAAACACTCGATGATTACCTAACTGCATTTAGTGTAAGTAAGACAACAGTATTTGCGGATATTGAAGCGATCCGTTCTCGATTATATCAAGATGGGCTGTCTCTGGATTACAACAAACACTATTTAGTTACTGGTCCTGAATACAAAATTAGGGATGTATATCTTAGTATGTTGAATGTGATGGATTTTCAATATCAGGATATCTTGGATTCTGTTATTCAATTTAATGAAAGAAATCAATTGGTCTTGTCGGATTACTCAATGTTTTATCTCAGTAAATTTATAAAATTTATCGATAAAAGAAGAAAACATCAAAGTGTCTCAATTTACCAAATGTTAAATTTGAATCAGTCATTTATAGAAACAGTAGATATTGATGTTCGGGAAATACTTAATATAGAAAATGATCAGGAGGCAGATTATCTCAAAGCATACATATTGAGTTTATACTCTTGTGGTCATCAAGATGTCTCAAATATTGTTCACCTATATGTGAGTGAATTGTTGAAAGAAATAAAGATTCGTATGGCACTAAATGTTACATGGAATGATAGTTTTAAGGCAAGTCTTGAAAATCATTTGATTGCATCATTTTATCGAATTAAGTTCGGATTTCCTGCTTTGAATCAAAGCCTGAACGATATCAGAGTAAAGTACTTTTATATGTTCATGATTGTGAAAAACACAATCCGTTCGATTGATCACATTAGTATTTTTCATAAAATGCGTGATGAAGAAATTGGATTTGTAGTTGCATACATTGGTGGATATCTGTATGACAAAAGGGAAGAACCAACGATGCAACACCGGGTAATTCTCGTATGTCCACAAGGACGAGCTGTTGCCCACCATCTACGAAATCAAATTGAAAAGGGGTTTTCAAGTATTGATGTCATTGATGTCTTGTCTATCAATCAATTGGGTAACATTGTCGAACATTATGATGCAATTATCACCACACTGGATTTGCCCCAGTTTCAAAATGTCATAAAGGTTAATCCAATTTTATCAGAAAGTGATTGTGACAGACTCTTTACAGAATTTGGATCAGAAAAAAAAGAAACGAAGCATCTAGAAATACAGGTTATGAAAATTATAGAAAAATATACAACAGTTCATAACCGTCCCCAACTCATCCAAGCTCTATCGGATGTATTAGAAACCAAAAATGAAGGAAGGAGTGGACAACCTATGTTAAATGAAGTAATAAATCGAGATCGAATTCAAATCATTGATTCAATATCTGATTGGAAAGTAGCCATACAATTTGCCAGTAAACCCTTACTAAACGAAGGGGTGTTTACGCAAGACTATGTGGATGCAATGATTTCGGCCGTTGAGCAATATGGGCCCTACATTGTTTTAGCAGATGAGTTTGCATTACCACATGCATCAAATCAGGGCAATGTTAAAGAAGTTGCAATATCGTTACTTAAAGTAAACGAGCCTGTAGATCTTAAGGGTAATCCTGTAAAAATATTCATGGTATTAGCGACTGTAGATAATCACACGCATCTAAAGGCACTTGCCGGATTAACGGAGATAATATCAGTTGATGAAAAACTTCAACAGATTAAAGATGGAGATATTGAAACAATCTTACGCGTACTAAAGGAAGGAGGAGACCTATGA